The genomic region TCGAGGAGAAAGTGATGGCGGTGTTCCGGGACGAGGAGAAAGCGGTCGGCGAGGATATGAAGGTGATGGCGCTCCGTGAGCAGGACACGATCACCTTGACAGTCGGTGACGCCTTCGTCTCCAGATACGTGGAGGATTACGATCATTACATAACTATCAAGCAACGGTTACGGGAGTATATCACGAGCGTCGCGAAGGATTATACCGGGCGGGACGTCAACGTGCTGGTGAACATGGCCGACATGCCCGGCTCGGTATACCTTACCGTTACGGGTACCTCAGCGGAGATGGGTGACGACGGTGCGACGGGGCGCGGTAACCGCTCCAATGGACTTATTACGCCGAACCGCAACATGAGCCTTGAGGCAACCTGTGGGAAGAATCCGGTGAACCACACGGGCAAGATCTACAACTTGCTCGCCAACCGCATAGCCCGGGAGATCGTTGAGAACGTCGATGGCATTCGCGAGGTGCAGCTCAAGATCCTCTCTGAGATCGGCCGGCGGATCGACGATCCGAAGGTCGCGACCGCGCAAATCATCCCGCTCACTGGCGTGAACCGGGAATGGATGGAGAAGAAGGTGAAACGCATCATTGACGAAGGGCTCTCGAGCGTAACAGAGATCACGAAGAAGGCCATGCGCGGGGAATTGAGGACCTTTTAGCTCCCCGTTCAGCTCCCCTTCACTAACTGTATCAGTCCCGCTAAATCCCTGGTATTCACGACATCCTTCGGCTCGAGCCAGCCGCGACGCGCGGTTGCGATGCCGTATCTGCGCACGTCGTGCATCTGTAGGGTGTCGTGTGCGTCAGTGGAGATGGCCACGAGCACGCCATAATCCTTCGCCATCCTGCAGTGGAGATCATTGAGATCGAGTCGCTCAGGGTAGGAATTGAGCTCCAGAATCGTTCTCGTTTCCCTAGCCGCAGCCATGAGCTGGGCCATATCCACCGCGTACGGATCCCGTTTGCCCAATAAGCGACCGGTAGGGTGCGCGATAATATCCACGTGCGGGCTCTCCATCGCGCTTATGATGCGGTTCGTCATCGTGGCCCGATCCTGGGAGAACTTCGAGTGCACCGCGCCGACAACAAGGTCAAACGTCTCCAGAATGGTATCTGTGAAATCGAGCGAAGAATCAGACTTTATGTCGACTTCAACAGCGTTCAACACCCTGAACTGAATGCCTTCGTCCTCGAATCGGTTGTTAACTCGCTCGATCTCTGCCGAGCGTTTGGGGATCTTCTCCTCATTCAGGCCACCAGCGATACCGACCGCGGGTGAGTGGTCTACGATCGCCATATACTCGTAGCCCAGGTCGAGCGCAGCATCCGCTATCTCCTCGATGCTGTTCTTCCCGTCGCTCCAGATACTGTGCACGTGCAAATCGCCCTTGAGATCCCCGAGTTCGACCAGATTCGGTATGCTCCCCGCCCGCCCTGCTTCTATCTCACCGCGATCCTCGCGGAGTTCCGGCGGTATGTACGGGAGCTCGACGCTTGCAAAGATCTCCGACTCCTGTTCGCCCCCGATGCGCTCAGTACCGCGAAAGACGCCGTACTCATTGATCTTTAGCCCCCGCTTCAGCCCGAGCTCCCGGATTCGCACATTGTGGTGCTTCGAGCCGGTGAAATAGTGCGCAGCCGCGCCGAAAGAGACCGCTTCGACCACTCGTAAATCCACATTGATGCCCCGGATGATGATGGACGATTTCGTCTCGCCCTTTGCGATCACGTCCTCCACACCATCCATGCGCGTAAATGCGTCCATCACCTCGTTCGGCCGCGTCGAGACGACCAAAATATCGATATCGCCTATCGTCTCCCGCATGCGTCGCAAACTGCCTGCGATCAATATCCGCTCCACAGCATCCAGTCGTTGCAACTCGCTCACGATTGCCTCAGCATACGGTAGCGCTTTAGAGAGCAAGACGCGGCCCTGGTGGCTTCGATACTGCTCAATACCTTTCAGTATGTTCTCCTCGGCCTTTGTGCCCAACCCGGAAAGTCCAGCCAGCTTGTGTGCTTTCGCAGCTTCTTCTAAGCCCGCGAGATTTGCGATCCCCAACTCTGCATGCAGCTTCGCAATCGTCTTCGGACCGACATGCGGGATCGCGAGAAGCTCGATCAGTTCTGCCGGCATTTCCTGCAGCAACTCCCGATGCTTCTTGCAATCGCCGGTTTCCGCGATCTCCACGATCTTCTTGGCGATACCCTCGCCGATGCCCGGAATCTTCTTCAGCTCTTTCACACCGCCGCGTTCCGCGATCACCGTCAAATCCTGTGTCAGCGTTTCTATCGTGAGCGCGGCCTTGCGGTAAGCGCGGATCTTGAACGCGTTCTCGCCCTGCACCTCGAGAATATCAGCAATCTCGTTAAAAATCCGGGCAATATCGAGATTATGCATCGTTCCGTATAGCTTACGATTGTTCATGCGCATAGTTAAAACGGCACGTGACGTCGTCCGTTTCTCGCGCTGCTGCGCGGATGAGCACACGTCTTTGCCGCACGCACGCTCGTTCATCCTCGAGCGATCCTCCCGCGAGATAGACGCAAACGTTGAGCCGATAAAGTACATATCCTCTACTGCTCTACTTCCTACTGGACGTGGCCCGGAGCGGCATGCCCGGAGCAAAGAGAGAGGCGATAAGAGCAAATCGAACATATATGATCGAATTCATCATTCTGTGGATTATCGTGACACTTGCAGGCGCGAGCATTATCGCGGCACTCGGCGAGAAATACGGGACCGGTCTGACCATTGGAATCTTCGTCGGGCTCGTGGTCATGGCGCAGATCCTGGCCAATAAGATCGTGCTCTTCGGCTCATTCACCCTGCCGGCCGGAGTGATCGTGTATGCAACGAGCTTTCTTATTACTGATATCCTCTGTGAGTTCTACGGCAAGCGAAAAGCGTTAGAGGCGGTCTGGGGCGGTTTCCTCGCCTCGATCCTCCTTGTCATCGCGGTCGAGATCGCCATTGCATGGCCAGCTCCGGCGTGGTGGCAGGGCCAGGCAGCCTTTGAAGCCACGCTTACGCTCACCGGACGGATCGTGCTCGGCAGTCTGGCCGCGTACCTCATCTCCCAGAACTGGGACGTGCTCGTCTTCCACAGGATAAAGGAAAAGACGGCGGGTAAGCACCTCTGGCTGCGGAACAATGCCTCGACGATGACCTCCCAGGCGCTGGATACCGTTATTTTTATCTCACTCGCCTTTTACGGCGTGCTGCCCGTCGTGCCCTTGATCATCGGTCAGTATCTTGTGAAGCTGATCATCGCGGCGATTGACACGCCCTTCCTCTATGCCGTGAAATGGGTACGTGAGCGGCGGCTGGAATCAGAGGGTGGGCTTTCACGAAAGAGCACGGGAGGTGCGGAAGAATGGTTATCTGGATAGATGAGAAACTCGCCGTAACACCAATGCCCTCGGACGCCGAACTCGAAGATCTCGCTGGGTGCTTCAAGGCCGTTGCCGTGCTCGTGGAAACCGGTGAGCTCGAGTATGATCTACAAGCATGGGCACGCTTCGGCGTGAAGGTCAAGCACCTCCCCATACCTGATTTTGGCACCCCGAGCCTGGCTGAGTTGCGTGAACTTGCAGATTGGATAACTACAGAAACAGTGAACGGGTCTGCGGTATTGGTGCATTGCTACGCGGGCATTGGTAGAAGCGGGATGGTCGCCGCGGCCTATCTCGTTGCAAAGGGCTGCGCGGTAAACGCGGCAATCGAGCACGTGAAAGGGCGGGTGCACTACGCGCTCGAGCATCCCGAGCAGGTGGAACTGGTGCGGCAGTTGGCACGGATTTAGGACCGCTTTGGTTACAACAACCTCGTGCGCTAATGGCCACACTGAACGTGGATAGGGGATCGAGCGGCATGAACAGCAGGAGGGACTGCGATGAACGAGCAACCGAAAACGGGTGAGCTGCACATCACGAAGCGGAATCTAGCTGCCGGGTTAGCCGCGGGATTGGTACTCGCAGTCATACTCACCTTCGTCACCGACAGCATCGGGCTGGGACTGGCGCTTGGCATGGGCATGGGTGTGCTGCTCGGCGTATCGCTGGGCAAGTTGCGGGCAGAATCGCCGGCCACGCGAGCGGTGATGGTCATCTACTGGATTATCTTTGTCATCCTGCTGCTCGTCGGCGTCTCCATCCTGCTTGCGCTGAAATAGTGGATTAGGCCACGCGATTACGGTCTAGACTGAGCAGGCTCTTTCTCGTTACCCCTCGGGCATCCCGATTAATTCAAGATGAGAATGGCAGCGTTTAAGAGCGCAGCGAGGCTCACCCAGAGGAGGTAGGGGATAAGCAAGA from Methanomicrobia archaeon harbors:
- a CDS encoding VUT family protein — translated: MIEFIILWIIVTLAGASIIAALGEKYGTGLTIGIFVGLVVMAQILANKIVLFGSFTLPAGVIVYATSFLITDILCEFYGKRKALEAVWGGFLASILLVIAVEIAIAWPAPAWWQGQAAFEATLTLTGRIVLGSLAAYLISQNWDVLVFHRIKEKTAGKHLWLRNNASTMTSQALDTVIFISLAFYGVLPVVPLIIGQYLVKLIIAAIDTPFLYAVKWVRERRLESEGGLSRKSTGGAEEWLSG
- a CDS encoding protein tyrosine phosphatase yields the protein MVIWIDEKLAVTPMPSDAELEDLAGCFKAVAVLVETGELEYDLQAWARFGVKVKHLPIPDFGTPSLAELRELADWITTETVNGSAVLVHCYAGIGRSGMVAAAYLVAKGCAVNAAIEHVKGRVHYALEHPEQVELVRQLARI
- a CDS encoding methionine adenosyltransferase, with translation MERKIKVEFVNREPVEEQEIEIVERKGLGHPDSLCDGIAEAVSVALCQEYLRTCGVILHHNTDKVQLVAGRSNPCYGGGEVISPIYILLGGRATRIFGTDEIPVDTVAIQAAKRYLKNVRNLDVERHVIVDSKLGHGSSDLIGVFEGNRKENAELTVPMANDTSFGVAHAPLSETESIVLNVEEKVMAVFRDEEKAVGEDMKVMALREQDTITLTVGDAFVSRYVEDYDHYITIKQRLREYITSVAKDYTGRDVNVLVNMADMPGSVYLTVTGTSAEMGDDGATGRGNRSNGLITPNRNMSLEATCGKNPVNHTGKIYNLLANRIAREIVENVDGIREVQLKILSEIGRRIDDPKVATAQIIPLTGVNREWMEKKVKRIIDEGLSSVTEITKKAMRGELRTF
- the polX gene encoding DNA polymerase/3'-5' exonuclease PolX translates to MFDLLLSPLSLLRACRSGPRPVGSRAVEDMYFIGSTFASISREDRSRMNERACGKDVCSSAQQREKRTTSRAVLTMRMNNRKLYGTMHNLDIARIFNEIADILEVQGENAFKIRAYRKAALTIETLTQDLTVIAERGGVKELKKIPGIGEGIAKKIVEIAETGDCKKHRELLQEMPAELIELLAIPHVGPKTIAKLHAELGIANLAGLEEAAKAHKLAGLSGLGTKAEENILKGIEQYRSHQGRVLLSKALPYAEAIVSELQRLDAVERILIAGSLRRMRETIGDIDILVVSTRPNEVMDAFTRMDGVEDVIAKGETKSSIIIRGINVDLRVVEAVSFGAAAHYFTGSKHHNVRIRELGLKRGLKINEYGVFRGTERIGGEQESEIFASVELPYIPPELREDRGEIEAGRAGSIPNLVELGDLKGDLHVHSIWSDGKNSIEEIADAALDLGYEYMAIVDHSPAVGIAGGLNEEKIPKRSAEIERVNNRFEDEGIQFRVLNAVEVDIKSDSSLDFTDTILETFDLVVGAVHSKFSQDRATMTNRIISAMESPHVDIIAHPTGRLLGKRDPYAVDMAQLMAAARETRTILELNSYPERLDLNDLHCRMAKDYGVLVAISTDAHDTLQMHDVRRYGIATARRGWLEPKDVVNTRDLAGLIQLVKGS